One part of the Arabidopsis thaliana chromosome 1 sequence genome encodes these proteins:
- a CDS encoding Hydroxyproline-rich glycoprotein family protein, with product MLFGRKSSSKLQPVKGQASPKVSKSSKQDVKTSSSSPKPSSSPIPIRSSKSILSGSYLTSSRRVSSPIGNLKNISVKEARSPKTSSSPKWTGNFILMVELRRKIFTFRDIIDLSTLDGSPSITDMVMHTMKDLQKICPEIIHSSHIMEIRRANVDKVLDHFFNALKSIGDSWIDNPEWIAKSKYWSSSVGKNQSDRLVEKVLAALDGLIKMSKERFDMMEIDEEEEKKESTSPQTGKTSSSRVLSPSESFSDSKSSFGSRNSFCGSPTTPRSVLPESMMGSPGRVGDFANSASHLLWNMRVQALEKLSPIDVKRLAIHILSQKEAQEPNESNDEDVISVVEEIKQKKDEIESIDVKMETEESVNLDEESVVLNGEQDTIMKISSLESTSESKLNHSEKYENSSQLFPPPPPPPPPPPLSFIKTASLPLPSPPPTPPIADIAISMPPPPPPPPPPPAVMPLKHFAPPPPPPLPPAVMPLKHFAPPPPTPPAFKPLKGSAPPPPPPPPLPTTIAAPPPPPPPPRAAVAPPPPPPPPGTAAAPPPPPPPPGTQAAPPPPPPPPMQNRAPSPPPMPMGNSGSGGPPPPPPPMPLANGATPPPPPPPMAMANGAAGPPPPPPRMGMANGAAGPPPPPGAARSLRPKKAATKLKRSTQLGNLYRILKGKVEGRDPNAKTGSGSGRKAGAGSAPAGGKQGMADALAEITKKSAYFLQIQADIAKYMTSINELKIEITKFQTKDMTELLSFHRRVESVLENLTDESQVLARCEGFPQKKLEAMRMAVALYTKLHGMITELQNMKIEPPLNQLLDKVERYFTKIKGDIDTLDRTKDEESKKFQSHNIHFDFNILIQIKETMVDISSNCMELALKEKRDEKLVSPDAKPSLKKTVGSAKMLWRAFQFAFKVYTFAGGHDDRADSLTRELAHEIQTDSDPNP from the exons ATGTTGTTCGGTCGTAAATCATCAAGCAAGTTACAG CCTGTAAAAGGGCAAGCATCACCTAAAGTTAGCAAGAGTAGCAAGCAGGATGttaaaacttcttcttcttcacctaaACCTTCTTCGTCACCTATACCGATTAGATCATCTAAGTCAATATTATCCGGGAGTTACTTAACATCATCAAGACGTGTTTCATCGCCTATAGGCAACCTCAAGAATATTTCTGTTAAAGAAGCTAGGAGCCCCAAGACGAGCAGCTCGCCTAAATGGACAGGAAATTTTATTCTTATGGTCGAGCTTCGCAGGAAGATCTTTACCTTTAGAGACATCATTGATCTTTCTACCCTTGATGGTTCTCCTTCCATAACCGAT ATGGTGATGCATACAATGAAAGATCTCCAGAAAATTTGTCCTGAGATCATTCATAGCTCCCATATCATGGAAATTAGACGTGCAAATGTAGATAAG GTTCTTGACCATTTCTTTAATGCTTTGAAATCCATTGGAGATTCATGGATTGATAACCCTGAATGGATAGCTAAATCCAAGTATTGGAGTAGCAGCGTCGGGAAGAATCAGTCTGATCGCTTAG tgGAAAAAGTGTTAGCTGCATTAGATGGACTGATTAAGATGTCCAAAGAGAGGTTTGATATGATggagattgatgaagaagaagagaagaaagagtccACTAGTCCACAGACAGGTAAAACATCGAGCAGTCGAGTTTTATCGCCATCCGAATCATTCTCCGATAGCAAATCATCCTTTGGTAGCAGAAACTCGTTTTGCGGGTCACCGACCACGCCAAGATCAGTTCTACCAGAATCGATGATGGGTTCACCGGGAAGAGTTGGAGACTTTGCAAACTCTGCATCTCATCTTTTATGGAATATGAGAGTTCAAGCACTTGAAAAGCTTAGTCCTATCGATGTTAAACGACTCGCTATCCACATCTTGTCACAGAAAGAAGCTCAGGAACCAAACGAAAGCAATGATGAAGATGTGATTAGTGTTGTTGAAGAGATCAAGCAGAAGAAGGATGAAATAGAGAGCATTGATGTGAAAATGGAGACAGAAGAATCTGTTAATCTTGATGAAGAATCCGTTGTTCTTAATGGCGAACAAGACACTATCATGAAGATCTCTTCATTGGAGTCAACATCTGAATCCAAACTCAATCAttcagaaaaatatgaaaattcatCACAACTTTTCCCGCCACcgccgcctcctcctcctcctcctccactaTCCTTTATAAAAACTGCTTCTTTACCTCTTCCATCACCACCTCCTACTCCGCCAATTGCTGACATCGCAATATCAATGCCACCTcctccgccaccaccaccgcctcctccaGCAGTTATGCCTTTGAAACACTTtgctccaccaccaccaccaccgcttCCACCAGCAGTTATGCCTTTGAAACACTTTGCTCCACCACCACCGACTCCACCAGCATTTAAGCCTTTAAAAGGCTCtgctccaccaccaccgccacctcCTCCACTTCCAACAACTATAGCGGCTCCACCTCCACCGCCTCCACCTCCAAGAGCTGCAGTGgccccaccaccacctcctccacctccagGAACTGCAGCGgcaccaccaccgcctcctccacctccaGGAACTCAAGCGgcaccaccaccgcctcctcctccacctaTGCAAAACAGAGCACCATCTCCACCTCCAATGCCTATGGGAAATAGTGGAAGTGGTGGACCACCCCCTCCACCACCTCCTATGCCTCTAGCTAATGGAGCAACACCGCCACCGCCGCCACCTCCTATGGCTATGGCAAACGGAGCAGCAGGACCGCCTCCGCCACCACCTCGAATGGGTATGGCGAATGGAGCAGCTGGTCCACCACCGCCACCAGGAGCTGCAAGAAGCTTGCGTCCCAAGAAAGCTGCCACAAAGCTGAAAAGGTCAACACAACTAGGAAACCTTTATAGAATCCTTAAAGGGAAAGTAGAAGGGCGTGATCCTAACGCAAAAACCGGCAGCGGAAGCGGAAGAAAAGCTGGAGCCGGAAGCGCTCCAGCTGGTGGAAAGCAAGGAATGGCTGATGCTCTTGCTGAGATCACAAAGAAATCTGCATATTTTTTGCAAATACAAGCCGATATTGCAAAGTACATGACGTCAATAAATGAGCTGAAGATTGAGATCACTAAGTTCCAGACTAAAGACATGACTGAGCTTCTTAGCTTCCACCGTCGCGTCGAATCAGTTCTTGAAAACCTAACAGACGAGTCACAG GTTCTTGCCCGATGCGAAGGGTTTCCGCAGAAGAAACTCGAAGCAATGAGAATGGCTGTTGCATTGTACACGAAACTACACGGTATGATCACCGAGCTACAGAACATGAAAATAGAACCTCCTTTGAACCAGCTTCTTGATAAAGTAGAACGTTACTTCACCAAG ATCAAAGGAGACATTGACACTTTGGATCGaaccaaagatgaagaatcaaagaagttCCAGAGCCACAACATCCACTTTGATTTCAATATACTTATTCagatcaaagaaacaatggTTGATATCTCATCAAATTGCATGGAACTTGCATTGAAG GAAAAGAGAGACGAAAAGCTCGTGTCCCCCGATGCAAAGCCGAGTTTGAAGAAGACAGTAGGATCTGCTAAAATGCTTTGGCGGGCATTTCAGTTTGCATTCAAAGTCTACACATTTGCAGGAGGACACGACGATCGTGCTGATTCTCTAACCAGAGAGTTGGCTCATGAGATCCAAACTGATTCTGATCCGAACCCATGA
- a CDS encoding Hydroxyproline-rich glycoprotein family protein has translation MTAGGCFGIQTTMLFGRKSSSKLQPVKGQASPKVSKSSKQDVKTSSSSPKPSSSPIPIRSSKSILSGSYLTSSRRVSSPIGNLKNISVKEARSPKTSSSPKWTGNFILMVELRRKIFTFRDIIDLSTLDGSPSITDMVMHTMKDLQKICPEIIHSSHIMEIRRANVDKVLDHFFNALKSIGDSWIDNPEWIAKSKYWSSSVGKNQSDRLVEKVLAALDGLIKMSKERFDMMEIDEEEEKKESTSPQTGKTSSSRVLSPSESFSDSKSSFGSRNSFCGSPTTPRSVLPESMMGSPGRVGDFANSASHLLWNMRVQALEKLSPIDVKRLAIHILSQKEAQEPNESNDEDVISVVEEIKQKKDEIESIDVKMETEESVNLDEESVVLNGEQDTIMKISSLESTSESKLNHSEKYENSSQLFPPPPPPPPPPPLSFIKTASLPLPSPPPTPPIADIAISMPPPPPPPPPPPAVMPLKHFAPPPPPPLPPAVMPLKHFAPPPPTPPAFKPLKGSAPPPPPPPPLPTTIAAPPPPPPPPRAAVAPPPPPPPPGTAAAPPPPPPPPGTQAAPPPPPPPPMQNRAPSPPPMPMGNSGSGGPPPPPPPMPLANGATPPPPPPPMAMANGAAGPPPPPPRMGMANGAAGPPPPPGAARSLRPKKAATKLKRSTQLGNLYRILKGKVEGRDPNAKTGSGSGRKAGAGSAPAGGKQGMADALAEITKKSAYFLQIQADIAKYMTSINELKIEITKFQTKDMTELLSFHRRVESVLENLTDESQVLARCEGFPQKKLEAMRMAVALYTKLHGMITELQNMKIEPPLNQLLDKVERYFTKIKGDIDTLDRTKDEESKKFQSHNIHFDFNILIQIKETMVDISSNCMELALKEKRDEKLVSPDAKPSLKKTVGSAKMLWRAFQFAFKVYTFAGGHDDRADSLTRELAHEIQTDSDPNP, from the exons ATGACAGCCGGAGGCTGTTTTGGTATTCAAACAACAATGTTGTTCGGTCGTAAATCATCAAGCAAGTTACAG CCTGTAAAAGGGCAAGCATCACCTAAAGTTAGCAAGAGTAGCAAGCAGGATGttaaaacttcttcttcttcacctaaACCTTCTTCGTCACCTATACCGATTAGATCATCTAAGTCAATATTATCCGGGAGTTACTTAACATCATCAAGACGTGTTTCATCGCCTATAGGCAACCTCAAGAATATTTCTGTTAAAGAAGCTAGGAGCCCCAAGACGAGCAGCTCGCCTAAATGGACAGGAAATTTTATTCTTATGGTCGAGCTTCGCAGGAAGATCTTTACCTTTAGAGACATCATTGATCTTTCTACCCTTGATGGTTCTCCTTCCATAACCGAT ATGGTGATGCATACAATGAAAGATCTCCAGAAAATTTGTCCTGAGATCATTCATAGCTCCCATATCATGGAAATTAGACGTGCAAATGTAGATAAG GTTCTTGACCATTTCTTTAATGCTTTGAAATCCATTGGAGATTCATGGATTGATAACCCTGAATGGATAGCTAAATCCAAGTATTGGAGTAGCAGCGTCGGGAAGAATCAGTCTGATCGCTTAG tgGAAAAAGTGTTAGCTGCATTAGATGGACTGATTAAGATGTCCAAAGAGAGGTTTGATATGATggagattgatgaagaagaagagaagaaagagtccACTAGTCCACAGACAGGTAAAACATCGAGCAGTCGAGTTTTATCGCCATCCGAATCATTCTCCGATAGCAAATCATCCTTTGGTAGCAGAAACTCGTTTTGCGGGTCACCGACCACGCCAAGATCAGTTCTACCAGAATCGATGATGGGTTCACCGGGAAGAGTTGGAGACTTTGCAAACTCTGCATCTCATCTTTTATGGAATATGAGAGTTCAAGCACTTGAAAAGCTTAGTCCTATCGATGTTAAACGACTCGCTATCCACATCTTGTCACAGAAAGAAGCTCAGGAACCAAACGAAAGCAATGATGAAGATGTGATTAGTGTTGTTGAAGAGATCAAGCAGAAGAAGGATGAAATAGAGAGCATTGATGTGAAAATGGAGACAGAAGAATCTGTTAATCTTGATGAAGAATCCGTTGTTCTTAATGGCGAACAAGACACTATCATGAAGATCTCTTCATTGGAGTCAACATCTGAATCCAAACTCAATCAttcagaaaaatatgaaaattcatCACAACTTTTCCCGCCACcgccgcctcctcctcctcctcctccactaTCCTTTATAAAAACTGCTTCTTTACCTCTTCCATCACCACCTCCTACTCCGCCAATTGCTGACATCGCAATATCAATGCCACCTcctccgccaccaccaccgcctcctccaGCAGTTATGCCTTTGAAACACTTtgctccaccaccaccaccaccgcttCCACCAGCAGTTATGCCTTTGAAACACTTTGCTCCACCACCACCGACTCCACCAGCATTTAAGCCTTTAAAAGGCTCtgctccaccaccaccgccacctcCTCCACTTCCAACAACTATAGCGGCTCCACCTCCACCGCCTCCACCTCCAAGAGCTGCAGTGgccccaccaccacctcctccacctccagGAACTGCAGCGgcaccaccaccgcctcctccacctccaGGAACTCAAGCGgcaccaccaccgcctcctcctccacctaTGCAAAACAGAGCACCATCTCCACCTCCAATGCCTATGGGAAATAGTGGAAGTGGTGGACCACCCCCTCCACCACCTCCTATGCCTCTAGCTAATGGAGCAACACCGCCACCGCCGCCACCTCCTATGGCTATGGCAAACGGAGCAGCAGGACCGCCTCCGCCACCACCTCGAATGGGTATGGCGAATGGAGCAGCTGGTCCACCACCGCCACCAGGAGCTGCAAGAAGCTTGCGTCCCAAGAAAGCTGCCACAAAGCTGAAAAGGTCAACACAACTAGGAAACCTTTATAGAATCCTTAAAGGGAAAGTAGAAGGGCGTGATCCTAACGCAAAAACCGGCAGCGGAAGCGGAAGAAAAGCTGGAGCCGGAAGCGCTCCAGCTGGTGGAAAGCAAGGAATGGCTGATGCTCTTGCTGAGATCACAAAGAAATCTGCATATTTTTTGCAAATACAAGCCGATATTGCAAAGTACATGACGTCAATAAATGAGCTGAAGATTGAGATCACTAAGTTCCAGACTAAAGACATGACTGAGCTTCTTAGCTTCCACCGTCGCGTCGAATCAGTTCTTGAAAACCTAACAGACGAGTCACAG GTTCTTGCCCGATGCGAAGGGTTTCCGCAGAAGAAACTCGAAGCAATGAGAATGGCTGTTGCATTGTACACGAAACTACACGGTATGATCACCGAGCTACAGAACATGAAAATAGAACCTCCTTTGAACCAGCTTCTTGATAAAGTAGAACGTTACTTCACCAAG ATCAAAGGAGACATTGACACTTTGGATCGaaccaaagatgaagaatcaaagaagttCCAGAGCCACAACATCCACTTTGATTTCAATATACTTATTCagatcaaagaaacaatggTTGATATCTCATCAAATTGCATGGAACTTGCATTGAAG GAAAAGAGAGACGAAAAGCTCGTGTCCCCCGATGCAAAGCCGAGTTTGAAGAAGACAGTAGGATCTGCTAAAATGCTTTGGCGGGCATTTCAGTTTGCATTCAAAGTCTACACATTTGCAGGAGGACACGACGATCGTGCTGATTCTCTAACCAGAGAGTTGGCTCATGAGATCCAAACTGATTCTGATCCGAACCCATGA
- a CDS encoding Hydroxyproline-rich glycoprotein family protein yields MLFGRKSSSKLQPVKGQASPKVSKSSKQDVKTSSSSPKPSSSPIPIRSSKSILSGSYLTSSRRVSSPIGNLKNISVKEARSPKTSSSPKWTGNFILMVELRRKIFTFRDIIDLSTLDGSPSITDVRKPQPYILMVMHTMKDLQKICPEIIHSSHIMEIRRANVDKVLDHFFNALKSIGDSWIDNPEWIAKSKYWSSSVGKNQSDRLVEKVLAALDGLIKMSKERFDMMEIDEEEEKKESTSPQTGKTSSSRVLSPSESFSDSKSSFGSRNSFCGSPTTPRSVLPESMMGSPGRVGDFANSASHLLWNMRVQALEKLSPIDVKRLAIHILSQKEAQEPNESNDEDVISVVEEIKQKKDEIESIDVKMETEESVNLDEESVVLNGEQDTIMKISSLESTSESKLNHSEKYENSSQLFPPPPPPPPPPPLSFIKTASLPLPSPPPTPPIADIAISMPPPPPPPPPPPAVMPLKHFAPPPPPPLPPAVMPLKHFAPPPPTPPAFKPLKGSAPPPPPPPPLPTTIAAPPPPPPPPRAAVAPPPPPPPPGTAAAPPPPPPPPGTQAAPPPPPPPPMQNRAPSPPPMPMGNSGSGGPPPPPPPMPLANGATPPPPPPPMAMANGAAGPPPPPPRMGMANGAAGPPPPPGAARSLRPKKAATKLKRSTQLGNLYRILKGKVEGRDPNAKTGSGSGRKAGAGSAPAGGKQGMADALAEITKKSAYFLQIQADIAKYMTSINELKIEITKFQTKDMTELLSFHRRVESVLENLTDESQVLARCEGFPQKKLEAMRMAVALYTKLHGMITELQNMKIEPPLNQLLDKVERYFTKIKGDIDTLDRTKDEESKKFQSHNIHFDFNILIQIKETMVDISSNCMELALKEKRDEKLVSPDAKPSLKKTVGSAKMLWRAFQFAFKVYTFAGGHDDRADSLTRELAHEIQTDSDPNP; encoded by the exons ATGTTGTTCGGTCGTAAATCATCAAGCAAGTTACAG CCTGTAAAAGGGCAAGCATCACCTAAAGTTAGCAAGAGTAGCAAGCAGGATGttaaaacttcttcttcttcacctaaACCTTCTTCGTCACCTATACCGATTAGATCATCTAAGTCAATATTATCCGGGAGTTACTTAACATCATCAAGACGTGTTTCATCGCCTATAGGCAACCTCAAGAATATTTCTGTTAAAGAAGCTAGGAGCCCCAAGACGAGCAGCTCGCCTAAATGGACAGGAAATTTTATTCTTATGGTCGAGCTTCGCAGGAAGATCTTTACCTTTAGAGACATCATTGATCTTTCTACCCTTGATGGTTCTCCTTCCATAACCGATGTGCgtaaaccgcaaccttataTCCTT ATGGTGATGCATACAATGAAAGATCTCCAGAAAATTTGTCCTGAGATCATTCATAGCTCCCATATCATGGAAATTAGACGTGCAAATGTAGATAAG GTTCTTGACCATTTCTTTAATGCTTTGAAATCCATTGGAGATTCATGGATTGATAACCCTGAATGGATAGCTAAATCCAAGTATTGGAGTAGCAGCGTCGGGAAGAATCAGTCTGATCGCTTAG tgGAAAAAGTGTTAGCTGCATTAGATGGACTGATTAAGATGTCCAAAGAGAGGTTTGATATGATggagattgatgaagaagaagagaagaaagagtccACTAGTCCACAGACAGGTAAAACATCGAGCAGTCGAGTTTTATCGCCATCCGAATCATTCTCCGATAGCAAATCATCCTTTGGTAGCAGAAACTCGTTTTGCGGGTCACCGACCACGCCAAGATCAGTTCTACCAGAATCGATGATGGGTTCACCGGGAAGAGTTGGAGACTTTGCAAACTCTGCATCTCATCTTTTATGGAATATGAGAGTTCAAGCACTTGAAAAGCTTAGTCCTATCGATGTTAAACGACTCGCTATCCACATCTTGTCACAGAAAGAAGCTCAGGAACCAAACGAAAGCAATGATGAAGATGTGATTAGTGTTGTTGAAGAGATCAAGCAGAAGAAGGATGAAATAGAGAGCATTGATGTGAAAATGGAGACAGAAGAATCTGTTAATCTTGATGAAGAATCCGTTGTTCTTAATGGCGAACAAGACACTATCATGAAGATCTCTTCATTGGAGTCAACATCTGAATCCAAACTCAATCAttcagaaaaatatgaaaattcatCACAACTTTTCCCGCCACcgccgcctcctcctcctcctcctccactaTCCTTTATAAAAACTGCTTCTTTACCTCTTCCATCACCACCTCCTACTCCGCCAATTGCTGACATCGCAATATCAATGCCACCTcctccgccaccaccaccgcctcctccaGCAGTTATGCCTTTGAAACACTTtgctccaccaccaccaccaccgcttCCACCAGCAGTTATGCCTTTGAAACACTTTGCTCCACCACCACCGACTCCACCAGCATTTAAGCCTTTAAAAGGCTCtgctccaccaccaccgccacctcCTCCACTTCCAACAACTATAGCGGCTCCACCTCCACCGCCTCCACCTCCAAGAGCTGCAGTGgccccaccaccacctcctccacctccagGAACTGCAGCGgcaccaccaccgcctcctccacctccaGGAACTCAAGCGgcaccaccaccgcctcctcctccacctaTGCAAAACAGAGCACCATCTCCACCTCCAATGCCTATGGGAAATAGTGGAAGTGGTGGACCACCCCCTCCACCACCTCCTATGCCTCTAGCTAATGGAGCAACACCGCCACCGCCGCCACCTCCTATGGCTATGGCAAACGGAGCAGCAGGACCGCCTCCGCCACCACCTCGAATGGGTATGGCGAATGGAGCAGCTGGTCCACCACCGCCACCAGGAGCTGCAAGAAGCTTGCGTCCCAAGAAAGCTGCCACAAAGCTGAAAAGGTCAACACAACTAGGAAACCTTTATAGAATCCTTAAAGGGAAAGTAGAAGGGCGTGATCCTAACGCAAAAACCGGCAGCGGAAGCGGAAGAAAAGCTGGAGCCGGAAGCGCTCCAGCTGGTGGAAAGCAAGGAATGGCTGATGCTCTTGCTGAGATCACAAAGAAATCTGCATATTTTTTGCAAATACAAGCCGATATTGCAAAGTACATGACGTCAATAAATGAGCTGAAGATTGAGATCACTAAGTTCCAGACTAAAGACATGACTGAGCTTCTTAGCTTCCACCGTCGCGTCGAATCAGTTCTTGAAAACCTAACAGACGAGTCACAG GTTCTTGCCCGATGCGAAGGGTTTCCGCAGAAGAAACTCGAAGCAATGAGAATGGCTGTTGCATTGTACACGAAACTACACGGTATGATCACCGAGCTACAGAACATGAAAATAGAACCTCCTTTGAACCAGCTTCTTGATAAAGTAGAACGTTACTTCACCAAG ATCAAAGGAGACATTGACACTTTGGATCGaaccaaagatgaagaatcaaagaagttCCAGAGCCACAACATCCACTTTGATTTCAATATACTTATTCagatcaaagaaacaatggTTGATATCTCATCAAATTGCATGGAACTTGCATTGAAG GAAAAGAGAGACGAAAAGCTCGTGTCCCCCGATGCAAAGCCGAGTTTGAAGAAGACAGTAGGATCTGCTAAAATGCTTTGGCGGGCATTTCAGTTTGCATTCAAAGTCTACACATTTGCAGGAGGACACGACGATCGTGCTGATTCTCTAACCAGAGAGTTGGCTCATGAGATCCAAACTGATTCTGATCCGAACCCATGA